A genomic segment from Phragmites australis chromosome 6, lpPhrAust1.1, whole genome shotgun sequence encodes:
- the LOC133921495 gene encoding transcription factor bHLH94-like has protein sequence MSTLVDALCAPDATALIYDTFNAASFLFHNAAAFCDAGIAVGPAPAQQAAEAMGAAAVTAAVVAAPVEIQATSAAPRVRKRRRQARSCKSKEETESLRMTHIAVERNRRRQMNEYLAVLRSIMPESYAQRGDHASIVGGAIEFVKELEQQLQSLEAQKRTLLVHQHKAKSDATPMHSSTTSTAATTACVESTTTSNFSSSVTEDALSDAPPFAGFFTFPQYVWCHSPRDSTAATPPAENGCRSGVADIEVSLVETHANLRVMTPRRPGQLLRMIGGLQALRLTVLHLTVTTLHSLALYSLSVKVEEGCGLTTVDDIAAAVHHVLCIIDAEAASQQLLAEGQ, from the exons ATGTCGACGCTAGTGGACGCGCTGTGCGCGCCCGACGCGACCGCGCTCATCTACGACACCTTCAACGCCGCCAGCTTCCTCTTCCACAATGCCGCGGCGTTCTGCGACGCCGGCATTGCCGTCGGGCCGGCGCCCGCGCAGCAGGCAGCCGAGGCTATGGGGGCGGCTGCGGTTACTGCGGCCGTGGTGGCGGCGCCGGTGGAGATTCAGGCGACGTCGGCGGCCCCCAGGGTcaggaagcggcggcggcaggcgcGGAGCTGCAAGTCCAAGGAAGAGACCGAGAGCCTGCGGATGACGCACATCGCCGTGGAGCGCAACCGCCGGCGCCAGATGAACGAGTACCTCGCCGTGCTCCGCTCCATCATGCCCGAATCCTACGCCCAGAGG GGTGACCATGCTTCCATCGTAGGAGGGGCGATTGAGTTCGTGAAGGAGCTCGAGCAGCAGCTGCAGTCACTCGAGGCCCAGAAGCGGACACTGCTGGTTCATCAGCACAAGGCGAAATCCGACGCGACGCCAATGCACTCCAGCACCACCAGCACTGCAGCTACCACTGCCTGCGTGGAGTCCACGACGACGAGCAACTTCAGCAGCAGCGTCACGGAGGACGCCTTATCCGACGCGCCCCCATTCGCGGGGTTCTTCACGTTCCCGCAGTACGTGTGGTGCCACTCGCCGCGCGACTCCACGGCGGCGACGCCTCCGGCTGAGAACGGCTGCCGATCGGGGGTGGCCGACATCGAGGTGAGCCTGGTGGAGACGCACGCCAACCTCCGCGTGATGACACCGCGGCGGCCGGGGCAGCTGCTCCGGATGATCGGCGGGCTGCAGGCGCTCCGGCTCACCGTGCTGCACCTCACCGTCACCACCCTGCACTCCCTGGCGCTCTACTCGCTCAGCGTCAAG GTGGAGGAAGGGTGCGGCCTGACGACGGTGGACGACATCGCCGCGGCGGTGCACCACGTGCTCTGCATCATCGACGCCGAGGCGGCCTCGCAGCAGCTGCTCGCCGAGGGGCAATAG
- the LOC133921494 gene encoding E3 ubiquitin-protein ligase Os04g0590900-like, which yields MAAVTSSSPPALAGPQPTWVPYEPTRDCSQGLCSMYCPQWCYFIFPPPPPAFDIAGSGGDDSSSPTFSPLVIAIIGVLASAFLLVAYYTIISKYCGTFSSLRNRVFRSGRGGGGGDGGGVHGGSRSQEPWNAVLSDGLDETLINKITVCKYKRGDGFVDSTDCSVCLGEFRDGESLRLLPKCSHAFHLYCIDTWLKSHSNCPLCRCNIAFVTVGVVSPEPERPATREDRRDNPELVLTIDGYWEQAREESQNHNVGSGNGGDGQEAKDCPGRSEEATGTVEIKEDGVLPVRASSSLSDTHREGRMSIADVLQASLEDELMMARESGLLADSSGSSRRCHGEHSMDNGGRSGRTLPDAANPVPTKRLPAVGRSCFSSRSGRGKDSVLPM from the coding sequence ATGGCGGCagtgacctcttcttctccacctgCACTTGCTGGCCCGCAGCCTACGTGGGTGCCCTATGAGCCAACCAGGGATTGCTCCCAGGGCCTGTGCAGCATGTACTGCCCGCAGTGGTGCTACTTCATCTTCCCGCCCCCGCCACCGGCCTTCGACATCGCCGGCTCCGGCGGCGACGACTCCTCCAGCCCCACCTTCTCGCCCCTCGTCATCGCCATCATCGGCGTGCTCGCCAGCGCCTTCCTCCTCGTCGCCTACTACACCATCATCTCCAAGTACTGCGGCACCTTCAGCTCCCTGCGGAACAGGGTGTTTCGTTCcggcaggggcggcggcggcggcgacggcggcggcgtccaTGGCGGTTCACGGAGCCAGGAGCCGTGGAACGCCGTGCTGTCGGACGGGCTGGACGAGACGCTGATCAACAAGATTACGGTGTGCAAGTACAAGCGCGGCGACGGGTTCGTGGACAGCACGGACTGCTCCGTCTGCCTCGGCGAATTCCGGGACGGCGAGAGCCTccggctgctgcccaagtgcaGCCACGCCTTCCACCTGTATTGCATCGACACGTGGCTCAAGTCGCACTCCAACTGCCCGCTCTGCCGCTGCAACATCGCCTTCGTCACCGTGGGGGTGGTGTCGCCGGAGCCGGAGCGCCCTGCCACTCGGGAGGACCGGAGAGACAACCCCGAGCTGGTCCTGACCATAGACGGCTACTGGGAGCAGGCGCGTGAAGAGTCGCAGAATCATAATGTGGGGAGTGGCAACGGTGGTGACGGCCAGGAGGCCAAAGATTGTCCAGGGAGGTCCGAGGAGGCCACTGGCACTGTCGAGATCAAGGAAGACGGGGTGCTGCCCGTGAGggcgtcgtcgtcgttgtcaGACACGCACCGTGAAGGGCGCATGTCCATCGCTGACGTGCTGCAGGCCAGCCTAGAAGATGAGCTGATGATGGCCCGGGAGAGCGGCCTCCTGGCAGATTCATCGGGGTCGTCAAGAAGGTGTCATGGTGAGCACAGCATGGATAATGGCGGCCGCAGCGGCCGGACATTGCCGGATGCCGCAAACCCTGTGCCGACGAAGAGATTACCGGCGGTTGGGAGGTCGTGCTTCAGCAGCAGGAGTGGCAGGGGAAAGGATTCAGTTCTTCCAATGTGA